From the Plasmodium malariae genome assembly, chromosome: 2 genome, one window contains:
- the PmUG01_02015400 gene encoding conserved Plasmodium protein, unknown function: MSKVDGKINIGEKHQAKIPDLVVTDENGNDINSHIVNDHHITGNVDNYKINKKAKYEEEQQNTLNNNINDDKEQEGNENVSVVVGDDGTTENKQHEHNSDINEHEQTPEEEQEQEQEGGEQEGEEQEGEEQEGDGEDEEEEEENEEEEDEEDEEEEDEDEADAEEDSNEEANVGDSRNETNTDDSHDETNTENDTHDNNANADDAHEEEKGEHAE; the protein is encoded by the coding sequence ATGTCCAAAGTAGAtgggaaaataaatattggtGAAAAGCATCAAGCGAAAATACCTGACCTAGTTGTTACAGATGAAAATGGAAATGATATAAACAGTCATATAGTAAATGATCATCATATAACAGGAAATGTAgataattacaaaataaataaaaaagcaaaatatgaagaagaaCAACAAAAtactttaaataataatataaatgatgaCAAGGAACAGGaaggaaatgaaaatgttAGTGTTGTAGTAGGGGATGATGGTACTACTGAAAATAAACAGCATGAACACAACAGTGATATTAATGAACACGAACAAACTCCAGAAGAGGAACAAGAACAAGAACAAGAAGGAGGAGAACAAGAAGGAGAAGAACAAGAAGGAGAAGAACAAGAAGGAGATGGAGAAGacgaagaagaagaagaagaaaatgaagaagaagaagatgaagaagatgaagaagaagaagacgAAGATGAAGCTGATGCAGAAGAGGACTCAAATGAAGAAGCGAATGTTGGGGATTCACGTAACGAAACTAATACAGACGATTCGCACGATGAAACAAATACAGAAAATGATACGCATGATAATAACGCCAATGCAGATGATGCACATGAAGAGGAGAAGGGGGAACACGCTGAATAA
- the PmUG01_02015500 gene encoding mitochondrial carrier protein, putative — translation MCLPVYVLACLYGTLLQTFYGSVIGSTLSRIILYPLDTIKINKQIHMNDCSSVATSTIRRHACNNNATLGMSFSMKGKKNLFFFSFIKKYGLKGLYSGFLFSSMTTIPATSLYFCCFEYLKLKKLNYNKKLNEERINYEKDNSAFVHFVNYISLAFLAEAISCVIFVPIDVVKERLQTQKYLKLREYNKTYYFVRDLVRKEGLSRFYRGYCSTCLTYGLFGGSFFFFQNVGNKLMSKLEMEPSYSNNFKLNFICSMLSGIITSPLEVVRIRFQLQERNKTPFYYYNSFDGIAKLLREEGGSFFNLFKGNLYRCSLVCLSMTINVTIIDMYKKFVRISSAKGGNSITGKN, via the exons ATGTGCTTACCTGTATACGTACTTGCCtgtttat ATGGCACTTTGCTGCAAACATTCTATGGATCTGTAATTGGCTCGACCCTAAGTAGAATTATTCTTTACCCACTCgatacaattaaaataaacaagcAAATTCATATGAATGATTGTAGCAGTGTTGCTACAAGTACGATTAGGAGGCATGCCTGCAATAATAATGCTACTCTAGGAATGAGTTTTTCAAtgaaaggaaagaaaaaccttttctttttttcatttattaaaaaatatggtcTAAAAGGATTATATAGTGGTTTTCT TTTTTCATCGATGACAACAATTCCTGCAACGAGTTTGTACTTCTGCTGCTTCGAAtacttaaaattaaagaaattaaattataataaaaaattaaatgaagaaagaataaattatgaaaaagataATTCTGCTTTCGTACACTTTGTTAATTATATCTCCCTag CATTTTTGGCGGAAGCCATTTCCTGTGTTATATTTGTTCCAATTGATGTCGTTAAAGAAAGATTgcaa actcaaaaatatttaaaattaaggGAATACAACAAGACTTACTACTTCGTAAGAGACTTAGTACGTAAGGAAGGGCTAAGCAGA TTTTATAGAGGATACTGCTCAACGTGCTTAACCTACGGCTTGTTCGGAGGctcctttttcttcttccaaAAT GTTGGGAACAAACTAATGAGCAAGTTGGAAATGGAGCCCTCATATTCTAACAACTTCAAATTAAATTTCATTTGTTCTATGTTATCTGGAATTATTACCTCCCCCTTGGAGGTAGTTAGAATAAg attCCAACTAcaagaaagaaataaaactCCCTTTTACTACTACAACTCCTTCGac GGAATAGCAAAATTGTTAAGGGAAGAAGGAGGAAGTTTTTTCAATTTGTTTAAAGGAAACTTATATAGGTGTTCATTGGTCTGTCTTAGTATGACTATAAACGTAACAATCATtgatatgtataaaaaatttgtacgCATTTCAAGTGCAAAAGGTGGTAACAGTATTACTGGGAAAAACTGA